Proteins from a single region of Flavobacterium sp. K5-23:
- a CDS encoding OmpA family protein: MKKIVITLSILMALTSCVSKKKYTDLEARNKETQDLLNSCTVKLNSCLEEKAGLTATVAGLKDHNQTLISTSKDMTILTTKGAENIEKALESIKEKDLKITRMQDALTKKDSVTLALVTSLKSSVGISDPDIEINVEKGVVFISIADKLLFKTGSYDVSDKAKGVLAKVAKVVNDKPDFECMVEGHTDSVPYNGSGILLDNWDLSVKRSTSIIRVLTNELGVKPSQLIAAGRSSYIPLVANDSADNRARNRRTRIVVLPKIDQFYDMIEKEMKKQKQ; the protein is encoded by the coding sequence ATGAAAAAAATTGTAATTACCCTGTCTATCCTTATGGCATTGACTTCATGTGTATCTAAGAAGAAATACACTGACCTGGAAGCAAGAAATAAAGAAACTCAAGATTTATTAAATTCTTGTACTGTAAAATTAAATTCATGTTTGGAGGAGAAAGCTGGACTAACCGCTACTGTTGCTGGTTTAAAAGACCATAACCAAACTCTTATATCTACTTCAAAAGATATGACGATATTGACTACTAAAGGTGCTGAAAACATTGAAAAAGCATTAGAGTCTATCAAAGAAAAAGATTTGAAAATTACAAGGATGCAAGACGCGTTAACTAAAAAAGACAGTGTAACACTTGCTTTAGTAACAAGTTTAAAAAGCTCAGTTGGAATTTCTGATCCAGATATTGAAATTAACGTAGAAAAAGGAGTTGTATTTATCTCTATTGCTGATAAATTATTATTCAAAACTGGAAGCTATGATGTATCAGACAAAGCTAAAGGAGTATTAGCTAAAGTAGCTAAAGTAGTAAATGACAAACCTGATTTTGAATGTATGGTAGAAGGTCATACTGATAGCGTACCTTACAACGGAAGCGGAATATTACTTGACAACTGGGATTTAAGTGTGAAACGTTCTACTTCAATCATCCGTGTATTAACGAATGAATTAGGAGTTAAACCATCACAATTGATTGCTGCAGGTAGAAGTTCTTACATTCCATTAGTAGCAAATGATTCAGCTGATAACAGAGCTCGTAATAGAAGAACTCGTATCGTTGTTTTACCAAAAATCGATCAATTCTATGATATGATTGAAAAAGAAATGAAAAAACAGAAACAATAA
- a CDS encoding glycosyltransferase family 2 protein, producing MKKIAVVILNWNGVKLLEQFLPSVIQYSPEATVYLADNASTDDSISFVMANFPTIKIVKNKENLGFAGGYNEALKHIDAEIFALVNSDIEVTENWLKPIIETFEKEPLTAIVQPKILDFKNKEYFEYAGAAGGFIDKYGYPYCRGRIFDTVEKDNGQYDDNCEIFWASGACFFIRSSVYNELQGFDADFFAHQEEIDLCWRAINKEHQIKYNSESVVYHVGGATLQQGNPRKIFLNFRNSLLMLTKNLPQKSLYWILFCRMILDGVAGIQFILKGNFAHFTAILKAHFSFYRLFSISYDKRETIQTEKYYKTRSIVYQYYVSFGKVFVK from the coding sequence TTGAAAAAAATAGCAGTTGTAATACTTAATTGGAATGGAGTTAAATTATTAGAGCAATTTTTGCCATCCGTAATTCAATATTCTCCAGAAGCAACCGTTTATCTAGCAGATAATGCCTCTACGGATGATTCCATCTCTTTTGTAATGGCAAATTTCCCAACAATAAAAATTGTAAAAAACAAGGAGAACTTAGGTTTTGCAGGAGGTTACAACGAGGCATTAAAACATATAGATGCTGAAATATTTGCTTTAGTAAATTCAGATATCGAAGTGACCGAAAACTGGTTAAAGCCCATTATTGAAACTTTCGAAAAAGAACCTTTAACAGCCATTGTTCAACCAAAAATATTAGATTTTAAGAACAAAGAATATTTTGAATATGCTGGTGCAGCTGGCGGTTTCATTGACAAATATGGCTATCCATATTGTAGAGGTAGAATTTTTGATACTGTAGAAAAGGATAATGGCCAATACGATGATAATTGCGAAATCTTCTGGGCATCAGGAGCTTGTTTTTTTATTAGAAGTTCTGTTTACAATGAATTACAAGGTTTTGATGCTGATTTTTTTGCCCATCAAGAAGAAATTGACTTATGCTGGAGAGCCATTAACAAAGAGCATCAAATCAAATATAATTCGGAATCTGTTGTATACCATGTAGGAGGAGCTACCTTACAACAAGGCAATCCAAGGAAAATTTTTTTGAATTTCAGAAATTCATTATTAATGTTAACCAAAAACTTACCCCAAAAATCCCTATATTGGATTTTATTTTGCCGAATGATTTTGGACGGTGTTGCGGGAATTCAATTTATTTTAAAAGGTAATTTTGCTCATTTCACAGCTATTCTAAAGGCACATTTTTCTTTTTATCGTTTATTTTCAATTAGTTATGACAAAAGAGAGACAATTCAGACTGAAAAATACTATAAAACACGTAGTATTGTTTATCAATATTACGTGAGTTTTGGCAAGGTCTTTGTTAAATGA
- a CDS encoding type I restriction enzyme HsdR N-terminal domain-containing protein, translating into MQKLNFSSYPFRFKNSENKVSIFDEIRKKFIILTPEEWVRQHVVQFLLEEKKYPKSLINVEKVLKVNGLNKRYDVVVFNSDGSILVLIECKAPQIKIAQATFDQIARYNMTMKADFLMVTNGLNHYFCQMDFENEKYEFLRELPDFR; encoded by the coding sequence ATGCAGAAACTCAATTTTTCTTCCTATCCATTCCGATTCAAAAATAGCGAAAATAAAGTGTCTATTTTTGATGAAATCAGGAAAAAATTTATCATTCTCACACCCGAGGAATGGGTTCGTCAGCATGTTGTGCAGTTTTTATTAGAAGAGAAAAAATATCCAAAATCATTAATAAATGTTGAAAAAGTACTAAAAGTCAATGGTTTGAACAAAAGATATGATGTTGTTGTATTTAATTCTGATGGTTCAATTCTCGTACTTATTGAATGTAAAGCGCCTCAAATTAAAATAGCCCAAGCCACCTTTGACCAAATAGCACGTTATAATATGACTATGAAAGCCGATTTTTTGATGGTTACCAATGGTTTGAATCATTACTTTTGTCAAATGGATTTTGAAAATGAAAAATATGAGTTCTTAAGAGAACTTCCTGATTTCAGATAA
- the holA gene encoding DNA polymerase III subunit delta: MDEVIKIVNDIKSGNIKPIYFLMGEEPYYIDKLSDYIEKNILSEEEKGFNQTVLYGRDVSIEDIVSTAKRYPMMAERQVVIVKEAQDLSRTIDKLESYAENPMPSTVLVVCYKYKTLDKRKKTTKLLAKSGVVFESKKLYENQVGDWIKRILAGKKYTIEPKASAMLVEFLGTDLSKINNELEKLQIILPVGSAITPKHIEENIGFSKDFNVFELRKAIGERNQLKAYTIAENFANNPKDNPMVVTTSLVFGFFIQLLKYHGLKDRNPKNVATVLGVNPFFLKEYDVALKNYPMKKVSHIVASLREIDVKSKGVGANAMSNSDLLREMLYNIFN; this comes from the coding sequence ATGGACGAGGTAATAAAAATTGTAAATGATATAAAAAGCGGCAACATTAAACCCATCTATTTTTTGATGGGTGAAGAGCCTTATTATATTGACAAATTATCAGATTATATAGAAAAAAACATCTTGTCTGAAGAAGAGAAAGGATTCAATCAAACTGTTTTGTATGGACGCGATGTGTCAATTGAAGATATTGTTTCTACAGCGAAGCGCTACCCTATGATGGCCGAACGCCAAGTGGTAATTGTCAAAGAAGCACAAGACTTAAGCCGCACCATTGATAAGCTGGAAAGTTATGCCGAAAATCCTATGCCGTCGACTGTTTTGGTAGTTTGTTACAAGTATAAAACCTTAGACAAACGTAAAAAAACAACTAAACTCCTTGCGAAATCTGGAGTTGTTTTCGAAAGTAAAAAATTATATGAAAATCAAGTAGGTGACTGGATTAAGCGTATTTTGGCTGGTAAAAAATATACTATTGAACCCAAAGCTTCCGCGATGCTCGTTGAGTTTTTAGGAACCGATTTGAGTAAAATAAACAATGAACTTGAAAAGTTGCAAATTATCCTCCCTGTAGGAAGTGCAATTACTCCTAAACATATTGAGGAAAATATAGGTTTCAGCAAGGATTTCAATGTATTTGAATTGCGAAAAGCAATAGGGGAACGTAACCAATTAAAGGCTTACACCATTGCCGAAAATTTCGCCAATAATCCCAAAGACAATCCTATGGTGGTTACTACAAGTTTAGTTTTTGGTTTCTTTATTCAATTGCTAAAATACCATGGTTTAAAAGACAGAAACCCAAAAAATGTTGCAACCGTTTTAGGAGTCAATCCTTTTTTCTTGAAGGAATATGATGTGGCCTTGAAGAATTACCCTATGAAAAAAGTAAGTCATATAGTGGCTTCATTAAGAGAAATAGATGTGAAAAGTAAAGGAGTGGGTGCAAATGCAATGTCAAATTCAGATTTGTTAAGAGAAATGCTATATAATATTTTCAATTAA
- a CDS encoding CAL67264 family membrane protein, with protein MGMNKNTILGWATFIMVIMGFLLIGLGAFRYSEVSGWGFAAVGVGFLANAWVFSSLKGRL; from the coding sequence ATGGGAATGAATAAAAATACCATCCTGGGATGGGCAACTTTTATAATGGTTATAATGGGCTTTTTATTAATAGGGCTTGGTGCCTTTAGGTACAGTGAAGTGTCTGGATGGGGTTTTGCTGCAGTTGGTGTTGGTTTTTTAGCAAATGCATGGGTATTCAGTTCCCTTAAAGGAAGGCTTTAA
- a CDS encoding response regulator produces the protein MWKSLSIKSQLILVLLLPISGLIYMTISNIKTSLDDYKNIDSSTEKIKNIAVLSRGISEISFERGYYNYSYFDVTKKERYKEEKKKTIDWFLKTQIKDTIISKNLKALLTSLKELQSNIENEKETPATAYVKYSAFNKILNNLIKREIIECESSKLSELVNNYYNYVILKESALLERGTVLQKLINSQNHQGLDYSLLELYFNGKDYVGDANFTLTNFTFDNLNKDLNKFRNSNVFKSHNIDSEMIIGDKLNLSPHLWWEKSSSIISTLTELEGNNLESVLNYTNKEKQSALKSIIILFSIMTLFLIITFFLLYKLVNNLSKSLNFISTTIKKISQGKIIGNPVFSGNSEFVDISNSFNQLLQGMKEQFELSSKISSGNYGSQINLRSPNDTLNKSLNSMSLELSRLYNESVEINEMRKNIFEINQSILDSTDLHEFGMNICQTLVKITQGCQANFYFINKTDNPDQLYKIGGYADDVNTPNVIKIGDGLVGEAVKSNQQKCLNNLPNEYSYISSSLGKSPYFNVLITPISYKNNVIGVIEIGSLENFSAGHEKLMSTVSDSIGNAIEVYIRNEELKISVNEINQKNNTLQVQEEELRQSNDELNKHTMLLQQSEEELRNQAAELEKTNAYLEEKGRELENKNYEIGIKNDELVIAQEELNIKADEIAQGSKYKSEFLANMSHELRTPLNSILILSDLLKENSGGNLSDGQIDNLSVINSSGKDLLNLITDILDISKIEAGKVEIYPEETIVERVFSDMDGLFRAQMEKKKIDFSTTVSEDCPRKLNTDIGKLEQILKNFLSNALKFTPEKGKVSLSFSSGKEKKDFVSPFLNKLKSDEIVCIQIKDNGIGISDINKKKLFQTFQQADSSTSRKYGGTGLGLFISKELAILLGGEVDFNSELNKGSVFSVYIPAIYQIESLKQNESIVDRKVETKQDETIKPSVDTIDLTEHLDDDRKLLSPDDKTILIIEDDAAFAEILMKVAHENGFKAVVAYQGETGYQYAKKYKPKAIILDMKLPGIDGWTVLKWLKEDKELKHIPVHVMSGMDREKLAKEMGAFGFLVKPITTEKLKNAFDSIDVQINKVFKKVLILEDDVNLNYSIKELIHNCDRNVICIQAHTFKEAEHILKNDDIDCAIMDIGLPDSKNIENISELRKISKNKDINIIVNTGKELTEEEELVLQNSANGVVIKTNNVTERLKDELLLFLDTVETTDKKTSIATHNLLGGDILKDKKILIVDDDIRNIYALSSALTAKGASITTAFNGIEALEVLSKNTDIDIVLMDIMMPEMDGFEATRKIRENAKWKNLPIIALTAKAMKGDREEILNAGASDYQSKPIDIQQLISLISIWIYK, from the coding sequence ATGTGGAAATCATTATCAATCAAATCTCAATTAATTTTAGTCTTATTGTTGCCAATCTCAGGGCTAATTTATATGACTATTTCTAATATTAAAACTTCTTTAGATGATTATAAAAATATTGATTCTAGCACAGAAAAGATAAAGAATATAGCTGTTCTTTCAAGAGGAATTTCTGAGATTAGTTTTGAGAGAGGGTACTATAATTATTCTTATTTTGATGTTACCAAAAAAGAGAGGTATAAGGAAGAGAAGAAAAAAACTATTGATTGGTTTTTAAAAACACAAATCAAAGACACAATAATCTCTAAAAATCTCAAAGCTTTACTAACTTCTTTAAAAGAACTACAATCTAATATTGAAAATGAAAAAGAAACGCCAGCAACTGCTTATGTTAAATATTCAGCTTTTAATAAAATATTAAATAATTTAATTAAAAGAGAAATAATTGAATGTGAGTCTTCCAAATTGTCTGAATTGGTAAATAATTATTATAATTATGTAATATTAAAAGAATCAGCCTTATTAGAAAGAGGTACCGTTTTACAAAAATTAATAAATTCCCAAAATCATCAAGGACTTGATTATTCATTATTGGAATTATATTTTAACGGCAAAGATTATGTAGGCGATGCCAATTTCACATTAACTAATTTTACATTCGATAATTTAAATAAAGATTTGAATAAATTTAGGAATTCGAATGTTTTTAAATCTCACAATATAGATTCTGAAATGATTATAGGAGATAAATTAAATTTGTCTCCTCATTTATGGTGGGAAAAATCATCATCAATAATTTCAACGTTAACAGAATTAGAAGGTAATAATTTAGAATCAGTTCTAAATTATACTAATAAAGAAAAGCAGTCCGCTTTAAAATCCATTATCATTTTATTTTCGATAATGACCTTATTCCTAATTATTACATTTTTTCTATTATATAAATTAGTCAATAATTTATCAAAATCTCTAAACTTCATATCTACAACAATAAAGAAAATTTCGCAGGGAAAAATCATAGGCAATCCTGTTTTTTCAGGAAATTCAGAGTTTGTTGATATTAGCAATTCATTCAATCAGTTATTACAAGGTATGAAAGAACAGTTTGAACTTTCATCAAAAATTAGTTCAGGAAACTATGGTTCCCAAATAAACCTAAGGAGTCCTAATGACACATTAAATAAATCTTTGAATTCAATGTCATTGGAATTAAGTAGATTATACAATGAATCTGTTGAAATTAATGAAATGAGAAAGAACATTTTTGAGATAAATCAATCCATTCTGGATTCAACGGATTTGCATGAATTTGGAATGAATATTTGTCAAACTTTAGTAAAAATAACTCAGGGATGTCAGGCTAATTTTTATTTTATAAATAAGACTGATAATCCAGATCAATTGTATAAAATAGGAGGATATGCTGATGATGTAAACACGCCAAATGTTATTAAAATTGGCGATGGGTTAGTAGGTGAAGCCGTTAAATCAAATCAACAAAAATGCTTAAATAATTTACCAAATGAATACTCTTATATATCCTCTTCACTTGGGAAATCTCCTTATTTTAACGTTTTAATCACACCTATATCCTATAAGAATAACGTGATTGGTGTAATAGAAATTGGATCACTTGAAAATTTTAGTGCAGGTCATGAGAAATTAATGAGTACGGTATCTGACTCTATAGGAAATGCAATTGAAGTTTATATTCGAAATGAAGAATTAAAAATTTCTGTCAACGAAATTAATCAAAAGAATAATACACTTCAGGTACAGGAAGAAGAATTAAGACAAAGCAATGATGAGTTAAATAAACACACTATGCTCTTGCAACAATCTGAAGAAGAGTTGAGAAATCAAGCTGCTGAGTTAGAGAAAACCAATGCTTATTTAGAAGAAAAAGGAAGAGAGCTTGAAAACAAAAACTATGAAATTGGTATAAAGAATGATGAATTGGTTATTGCTCAAGAGGAATTAAATATTAAAGCTGATGAAATTGCTCAAGGCAGTAAATATAAGTCGGAGTTTTTAGCGAATATGTCCCATGAATTACGAACACCTTTAAACAGTATTTTAATTCTTTCGGATCTTTTAAAAGAAAATAGTGGGGGTAATTTATCAGATGGTCAAATAGATAATTTATCGGTTATTAACTCCTCTGGAAAAGATTTACTGAATTTAATAACTGATATTTTAGATATTTCTAAAATCGAAGCTGGAAAAGTTGAAATTTACCCTGAAGAAACTATTGTAGAGCGTGTATTCTCTGATATGGATGGATTATTCAGAGCTCAAATGGAGAAAAAGAAAATTGATTTTTCCACAACTGTCTCTGAAGATTGCCCTAGAAAACTAAATACTGATATAGGAAAACTTGAACAAATTCTTAAAAATTTCCTGTCAAATGCTTTAAAGTTTACACCTGAAAAAGGAAAGGTTTCATTAAGTTTTTCATCAGGAAAAGAGAAAAAAGATTTCGTTTCCCCGTTTTTGAATAAATTAAAATCAGATGAAATAGTATGTATTCAAATTAAAGACAATGGAATTGGAATATCAGATATAAATAAAAAGAAATTATTTCAAACTTTCCAACAAGCAGATAGTTCTACCAGTAGAAAATATGGGGGTACAGGATTAGGTTTGTTTATTTCAAAAGAGTTAGCAATCCTTTTGGGAGGAGAAGTTGACTTTAATAGTGAACTCAATAAAGGTAGTGTGTTCAGTGTATATATTCCTGCAATTTATCAAATTGAATCTCTAAAACAAAATGAATCTATTGTTGATAGAAAGGTTGAAACAAAACAGGATGAAACGATAAAACCGTCAGTAGACACTATAGATTTAACGGAGCATCTTGATGATGATAGAAAATTACTGTCTCCAGATGACAAGACGATTTTGATTATTGAAGACGATGCTGCTTTTGCGGAGATATTGATGAAAGTAGCCCATGAAAATGGCTTTAAAGCTGTTGTAGCTTATCAGGGAGAAACAGGATATCAATATGCTAAAAAATACAAACCAAAAGCTATTATTCTGGACATGAAACTTCCAGGAATTGATGGATGGACAGTTTTAAAATGGCTGAAAGAGGACAAGGAATTAAAACATATTCCAGTGCATGTAATGTCAGGTATGGATAGGGAAAAATTGGCAAAAGAAATGGGTGCATTTGGTTTCTTAGTGAAACCCATAACAACTGAAAAACTTAAAAATGCTTTTGATTCAATCGACGTACAGATAAATAAAGTGTTCAAAAAAGTTCTGATTTTGGAAGATGATGTAAATCTTAATTATTCCATTAAAGAGCTAATTCATAACTGTGATAGAAATGTTATTTGCATACAAGCACATACATTTAAAGAAGCCGAACATATTTTAAAAAATGATGATATAGATTGTGCAATAATGGATATTGGTTTGCCAGATTCAAAAAATATTGAGAATATATCAGAACTCAGAAAAATTTCAAAAAACAAGGATATTAATATCATTGTAAATACAGGAAAGGAATTAACAGAAGAGGAAGAATTAGTACTTCAAAACAGTGCCAATGGCGTCGTTATAAAAACTAATAATGTAACCGAAAGGTTAAAGGATGAGTTACTTTTATTTTTAGACACGGTTGAAACTACTGATAAAAAAACAAGTATTGCGACTCATAATTTATTAGGTGGAGATATATTGAAAGACAAAAAAATTCTGATTGTTGACGATGATATTCGTAATATATATGCGCTTTCGAGTGCTTTGACAGCTAAAGGAGCTTCAATAACAACTGCTTTTAACGGAATCGAAGCTCTTGAAGTTCTTTCTAAAAATACGGATATAGATATAGTTTTAATGGATATAATGATGCCAGAAATGGATGGATTTGAGGCTACCCGAAAAATAAGGGAAAATGCAAAATGGAAAAATCTTCCTATAATTGCTCTTACTGCTAAAGCAATGAAAGGGGATAGAGAGGAAATTTTAAATGCAGGAGCATCAGATTACCAGTCTAAACCAATAGACATTCAACAGCTTATTTCTTTAATTAGTATTTGGATTTACAAATAA
- a CDS encoding protein-glutamate O-methyltransferase CheR has product MTFDDLEDIILLINKHYGYDFSGYSRASLLRRINRYMEVSKLESIFSLKFELINNPEKFNEFINEIVVNVSEFFRDPSFYKSLRTKVFPYLESYPKINIWSAGCSFGEETYSLAILLKELNLLHKSRLYATDISDNAISKSKKGIYSNKDFKEYSNNYFSSGGKESLNEYFVSDGKKSMINSELKKDILFTKHNLVADGVFKECQLILCRNVLIYFNEELQNKVINLFYDSLPIHGFLALGNKESLRFSTVFDKFKEIDKEQKIFQKIK; this is encoded by the coding sequence ATGACATTCGATGACCTTGAAGATATAATTCTTCTAATAAATAAGCATTATGGTTACGACTTTTCTGGATATTCCCGAGCATCTCTGCTTAGGCGAATAAATAGGTATATGGAGGTTTCAAAGTTGGAATCAATATTCAGTTTAAAATTTGAATTGATAAATAATCCTGAAAAGTTCAACGAATTTATAAATGAAATTGTAGTTAATGTAAGCGAGTTTTTTAGAGACCCTTCTTTCTATAAATCTTTGAGAACAAAAGTATTTCCTTATTTGGAAAGCTATCCTAAAATCAATATTTGGAGTGCTGGCTGTTCTTTTGGAGAAGAAACTTATTCTTTGGCTATTCTATTAAAAGAATTAAATTTACTTCATAAATCTAGATTGTATGCTACAGATATAAGTGATAATGCTATTTCAAAATCTAAAAAAGGGATTTATTCGAATAAAGATTTCAAAGAGTATTCTAATAATTATTTTTCTAGTGGAGGCAAAGAATCATTGAATGAGTATTTTGTATCTGACGGAAAAAAATCAATGATAAATTCGGAATTAAAAAAAGACATCCTATTTACAAAACATAATTTAGTTGCTGATGGAGTTTTTAAAGAATGTCAGCTTATTTTATGTCGTAATGTTTTAATCTATTTTAATGAAGAGTTACAAAATAAAGTGATAAATTTATTTTATGATAGTTTGCCTATTCATGGATTCTTGGCTTTAGGTAATAAAGAATCGTTACGATTTAGTACTGTTTTTGATAAATTTAAAGAAATTGATAAAGAACAGAAAATCTTCCAAAAAATAAAATAA
- a CDS encoding chemotaxis protein CheB, with translation MEMIIIGGSAGSFDCILSILKGLDKRLQIPIVIVLHRLKNASSMLEKHLQLHTHYTVKEAEDKEFIKNAYIYTAPTDYHLLLEENLSFSLDNSEKVNYSRPSIDVTFESFSYVLKEYCCGILLSGSNKDGAKGLKQIAENGGLTIVQDYNEAEFDVMPQSAISLYNNHNVLTVNNIIKKLNLNVE, from the coding sequence ATGGAAATGATTATAATTGGTGGTTCAGCGGGTTCTTTTGATTGTATTTTATCCATTCTTAAAGGATTGGATAAAAGGCTACAGATTCCTATTGTTATTGTTTTACACAGGTTGAAAAATGCCAGTTCAATGCTAGAAAAACATTTACAGTTACATACTCATTATACCGTTAAAGAAGCCGAAGATAAAGAATTTATTAAAAATGCGTATATCTATACAGCCCCAACGGATTATCATTTATTATTAGAGGAAAATTTAAGTTTTTCATTAGACAATTCTGAGAAAGTGAATTACAGTCGTCCTTCGATTGATGTTACTTTCGAATCATTTTCTTATGTTTTAAAAGAGTATTGTTGTGGAATACTATTATCAGGTTCTAATAAAGACGGTGCCAAAGGTTTGAAACAAATAGCTGAAAATGGGGGTTTAACCATAGTGCAAGATTACAATGAAGCTGAATTTGATGTAATGCCACAATCAGCTATAAGTCTATATAATAATCATAATGTTTTAACAGTAAATAATATAATTAAAAAACTCAATCTTAATGTCGAATAA
- a CDS encoding ATP-binding protein — MSNKKHTLLLVDDLPQNLVALKSILERPDREIITCLSGNEALQILLKNKISLILVDVQMPDMDGYEFVEIVKNHPDTKFIPTIFVTAISDEPKYLSKAYDLGAIDFLFKPLITEVTRKKVDSFLRIWDYEQELKGLNEKLVQKNNELEQFAHIIAHDLKTPLGNIQVLIDLIEEDHIIDNDKSELAVLFDMVKTSSKSMSKLIEDLLYYSKNVQNNEGKVNVNIADALDGVLKLINHSEKVHIEKVNLNHEILFQPIAFHQILSNLLSNAIKYNDKDKIVITIAFDPEANSLSVLDNGPGIDEKYHKLVFEMFQTLGNRSSGESSTGIGLSLVKKLVERNDVNIVINNILNSGSEFLITDLKFENN; from the coding sequence ATGTCGAATAAAAAACATACACTTTTATTAGTAGATGATTTACCTCAAAATCTGGTTGCTTTAAAAAGCATACTTGAGCGTCCTGATAGAGAGATCATTACCTGTCTATCAGGGAATGAGGCTTTACAAATATTATTAAAAAATAAAATATCATTAATTTTAGTTGATGTTCAAATGCCAGATATGGATGGCTACGAATTTGTTGAGATTGTAAAGAATCACCCCGACACCAAATTTATACCTACAATCTTTGTAACTGCAATAAGTGACGAGCCAAAGTATTTAAGCAAAGCGTATGATTTAGGAGCTATTGATTTTTTATTCAAACCGTTAATTACTGAAGTTACACGTAAAAAAGTAGATTCTTTTTTACGTATATGGGATTACGAGCAAGAATTAAAAGGCTTGAATGAAAAACTAGTTCAAAAAAATAATGAATTAGAACAGTTCGCACATATTATAGCGCATGATTTAAAAACTCCTTTGGGTAATATTCAAGTTTTAATTGATTTAATTGAAGAGGATCATATTATTGATAATGACAAAAGTGAGCTTGCTGTGTTGTTTGATATGGTGAAGACTTCTTCTAAAAGTATGTCAAAACTTATAGAAGATTTACTCTATTACAGTAAAAATGTTCAAAACAATGAAGGAAAAGTAAATGTAAATATCGCTGATGCATTAGATGGGGTATTAAAACTTATAAATCATTCAGAGAAAGTACATATAGAAAAAGTAAACTTAAATCATGAAATTCTTTTTCAACCTATAGCATTTCATCAAATATTATCTAACCTTTTATCGAATGCCATAAAATATAATGATAAAGATAAAATTGTAATCACAATAGCATTTGATCCTGAAGCTAATTCCTTATCGGTTTTAGATAACGGTCCAGGAATTGATGAGAAATACCATAAATTAGTTTTCGAAATGTTTCAAACATTAGGCAATAGGTCTAGTGGAGAAAGTAGTACGGGAATTGGTTTAAGTTTAGTGAAAAAATTAGTAGAAAGAAATGATGTTAATATTGTGATTAATAACATCCTTAATTCAGGAAGCGAATTTTTAATTACGGATTTGAAATTTGAAAACAATTAA